In a genomic window of Nodosilinea sp. E11:
- the rppB gene encoding two-component system sensor histidine kinase RppB encodes MLPFKSLFPQKTQPYARPFWLTRWRLTALYASTMGVILTATAIGFYWAVAQDHRREIDHRLETIASTLHDSLEPSLHQPGQLTPLVLQILPDLCTDMTDCPAIPDRHVMGLLHQQGYYLRLLNLSGEMVAIAGDPPDRVIHPTEAGLHTLHKADGVTYRQMSLPLKNAAGIPWGYLQVGSSLEILDQHLSWVRWALLLGLPLALGLVWAVSWWVAGLAIRPAYRAYRQIQQFTADAAHELRTPLTAIRLSAESANRAEPSADRTSETAAQAVLPVVVRQTQRLTTLVNDLLILSRLEQADDRSPPTLIYLPDLVKDIEEEFAALALTKGIHLTTVAPTAQTLTVRGHESELYRLLLNVVGNALEYTPRGGSVTIRLTPRDGRPRPVSDHRYALIDVEDTGIGIAPPDQSKIFDRFYRVNPDRSRHTGGSGLGLAIARAIAQAHGGNIQVKSAVGQGSCFTIQLPRSA; translated from the coding sequence ATGCTGCCCTTTAAGTCACTGTTCCCCCAAAAGACCCAGCCCTACGCCCGTCCCTTCTGGCTCACCCGCTGGCGGCTCACCGCCCTCTACGCCAGCACCATGGGGGTGATTTTGACCGCCACCGCTATCGGCTTTTACTGGGCGGTGGCCCAAGACCACCGCCGCGAGATCGACCACCGCCTGGAGACCATCGCCAGCACCCTCCACGACAGCCTCGAACCCTCCCTCCATCAACCTGGGCAGCTCACGCCGTTGGTCTTGCAAATCTTGCCTGACCTGTGTACGGATATGACAGACTGCCCTGCTATACCCGATCGCCACGTGATGGGTTTGCTGCACCAGCAGGGCTACTACCTGCGGCTGCTAAATTTGTCGGGGGAGATGGTGGCGATCGCCGGGGATCCTCCAGACCGGGTCATTCACCCCACCGAAGCGGGCCTCCACACGCTACACAAAGCCGATGGCGTCACCTACCGCCAGATGTCGCTGCCGCTTAAAAATGCTGCCGGCATACCCTGGGGCTACCTTCAAGTGGGCAGTTCCCTAGAAATTCTAGACCAGCACCTGAGCTGGGTACGGTGGGCCTTGCTGCTGGGGCTACCCCTGGCCCTGGGGCTAGTGTGGGCGGTGAGTTGGTGGGTGGCGGGCCTCGCCATTCGCCCCGCCTACCGAGCTTACCGGCAAATTCAGCAGTTCACCGCCGATGCGGCCCACGAGCTGCGCACTCCCTTAACGGCAATTCGCCTCTCCGCCGAGTCGGCCAACCGCGCCGAGCCCAGTGCCGATCGCACCTCAGAGACCGCAGCCCAAGCCGTGCTGCCCGTTGTGGTACGGCAAACCCAGCGCCTCACCACCCTGGTCAACGATCTGTTGATTCTCTCCCGTCTAGAGCAAGCCGACGATCGCTCGCCACCTACCCTGATCTACCTGCCCGACCTCGTCAAAGACATCGAAGAAGAATTTGCCGCCCTGGCCCTGACCAAAGGCATTCACCTGACCACGGTTGCGCCCACTGCCCAAACGCTGACCGTGCGCGGTCACGAGTCTGAACTCTATCGGCTGCTGCTCAATGTGGTTGGCAATGCCCTGGAGTACACCCCCAGGGGCGGTAGCGTGACGATTCGCCTCACCCCACGCGATGGCCGTCCTCGGCCGGTCTCTGACCATCGCTATGCCCTGATCGACGTTGAAGACACCGGCATTGGCATTGCCCCCCCAGACCAGTCCAAGATTTTTGATCGGTTTTACCGGGTCAACCCCGATCGCTCCCGCCATACAGGCGGTTCTGGGCTGGGGCTGGCGATCGCGCGGGCGATCGCCCAGGCCCACGGCGGCAATATTCAAGTCAAAAGTGCAGTTGGCCAGGGTAGCTGTTTCACCATTCAACTACCCCGATCAGCTTAA
- a CDS encoding SDR family oxidoreductase encodes MTINYLGNYLGLLRLVAIAIALLPVFVWLDRGSRERGYNLQGKTVLMTGGSRGLGLVMARQLIEAGARLAICARDQAELERACAELTQRGGDVLALTCDVTHQAQVEQMVQQVKEHFGAIDILINNAGTDIVGPLENLTMQDYDDLMQLHFWAPLFTTTAVLPEMRQRRAGRIVNMSSVGGKVVSPHMVAYCASKFALTGLSEGMRVELAQSGIAVTTVCPGLIYTGVNDHGLFKGQHRKEFTWFSISESLPVISASPEKVARVAIAGLRRGAAEVIVPLPILLMARFYGVFPGVMTNLLSWGNRLLPGPTEGGQERAFGRDSHSSWAPSWLTYLSDRAARRNNELPVNEPKATTEVKPVSPRAPQPEETA; translated from the coding sequence ATGACTATCAACTATTTAGGCAACTATTTAGGATTGCTGCGATTAGTCGCGATCGCGATCGCACTACTACCGGTTTTTGTCTGGCTCGATCGCGGGTCGCGGGAGCGGGGGTATAACCTCCAGGGCAAAACCGTTTTGATGACCGGGGGCTCACGGGGTCTGGGGCTGGTAATGGCACGACAGCTGATTGAGGCCGGTGCTCGCCTGGCGATCTGCGCGCGCGATCAGGCCGAACTGGAGCGGGCATGCGCCGAACTGACGCAGCGAGGCGGCGATGTTTTAGCGCTCACCTGTGATGTGACCCATCAGGCCCAGGTTGAGCAAATGGTGCAGCAGGTCAAAGAGCACTTTGGCGCGATCGATATTTTGATCAACAATGCTGGTACTGACATCGTGGGGCCGCTAGAAAACCTGACCATGCAGGATTACGACGACCTGATGCAGCTGCATTTTTGGGCACCGCTCTTCACCACCACGGCCGTTTTGCCCGAAATGCGCCAGCGCAGGGCTGGCCGCATCGTCAATATGTCGTCCGTCGGCGGTAAAGTCGTGTCGCCGCATATGGTGGCCTACTGCGCCAGCAAGTTTGCCCTCACAGGGTTGTCAGAGGGCATGCGCGTTGAGCTGGCCCAGTCAGGCATTGCCGTCACCACCGTCTGCCCCGGTTTAATTTATACCGGCGTTAACGATCACGGCCTGTTTAAGGGGCAGCACCGCAAAGAGTTTACCTGGTTCAGCATTAGCGAGTCGCTGCCTGTGATCTCTGCCAGCCCAGAAAAGGTGGCGCGGGTGGCGATCGCTGGCCTGCGGCGGGGGGCCGCCGAAGTCATTGTGCCGCTGCCGATTCTGCTGATGGCCCGGTTCTACGGTGTGTTCCCTGGGGTAATGACCAACCTGCTGAGCTGGGGAAATAGGCTGCTGCCAGGCCCCACTGAGGGCGGCCAAGAGCGGGCCTTTGGCCGCGACAGCCACTCCTCCTGGGCACCGTCATGGCTGACCTATTTGAGCGATCGCGCCGCTCGACGAAACAACGAGCTGCCCGTCAACGAGCCCAAGGCGACGACCGAGGTCAAGCCGGTTAGCCCCAGAGCGCCACAGCCCGAGGAAACGGCCTGA
- a CDS encoding cytochrome b/b6 domain-containing protein, whose translation MRSTQPYQPLLLRFLHGLTGLCLIAAILTAFWTYNSFDGRWGSISLPKFQAIEGIHGTFGLWTLLIFPAFVVYACRPGKRRLVQASSLASFTKTGQPIWWYTLNQICNTLALLALTFALFSGKMMDEKWLPEGELTHGWYYAHLISWVVMVAAIAFHLLINAKVGGAPLLLSMVQWRYRTQDSPIRWPQQVAEWWGRYWPSPWLGWWQSRSDLIGLEATLLGTILAAWLISIFKVV comes from the coding sequence GTGAGATCAACACAGCCTTATCAACCTCTACTATTGCGATTCTTGCATGGGTTAACAGGACTGTGCCTGATTGCTGCCATCTTGACTGCATTCTGGACTTATAACAGCTTCGATGGCCGCTGGGGAAGCATTTCACTGCCTAAATTTCAAGCTATTGAGGGCATACACGGCACTTTTGGCCTGTGGACGTTGCTGATTTTTCCGGCTTTTGTAGTCTATGCCTGTCGGCCAGGTAAAAGGCGCTTAGTCCAGGCTAGCTCTCTGGCAAGCTTCACTAAAACTGGCCAACCAATCTGGTGGTATACACTAAATCAAATCTGCAATACTCTGGCACTTTTGGCCTTAACCTTTGCCCTCTTTAGCGGCAAGATGATGGATGAAAAATGGCTCCCCGAAGGAGAGTTAACCCATGGATGGTATTATGCTCATCTCATATCTTGGGTCGTGATGGTGGCGGCGATCGCGTTTCACCTCCTGATCAACGCCAAGGTTGGGGGGGCACCGCTGTTGCTTTCCATGGTGCAGTGGCGCTACCGGACCCAAGACAGTCCTATCCGTTGGCCGCAGCAGGTGGCTGAGTGGTGGGGGCGTTACTGGCCCAGCCCTTGGTTGGGGTGGTGGCAGTCCCGGTCTGATCTAATTGGCCTCGAAGCGACCCTACTGGGTACTATCCTAGCGGCCTGGCTCATCTCAATTTTCAAAGTGGTATAG
- a CDS encoding transposase family protein, with product MEFIIDSTERRINRPQDTGDRKTYYSGKKKAHTVKKVVIHDRGGKVQYLSDTYEGRNMTTAIETMNNRSISSLRVAVEHHIGGIKRCQILVQPFRNWVDHYVDDVMETACGLHSHLG from the coding sequence ATGGAATTCATCATCGATAGCACCGAACGTCGGATCAATCGGCCTCAGGATACGGGAGACCGCAAGACTTACTACAGCGGCAAGAAAAAGGCCCACACCGTCAAGAAGGTGGTGATTCATGACCGGGGGGGCAAGGTCCAGTATTTGAGCGACACCTATGAAGGCAGAAACATGACCACCGCTATCGAGACGATGAACAACCGCAGCATTTCCAGCCTTCGCGTCGCCGTAGAACACCATATTGGCGGCATTAAGCGGTGTCAAATTCTGGTTCAACCGTTTCGCAATTGGGTTGACCATTACGTGGATGACGTCATGGAAACTGCTTGCGGGTTGCATAGTCACTTGGGTTAG
- a CDS encoding chromate transporter, with protein sequence MTDVLDSQADPQPDLSPPPYSLGQMVLYFLKLGTWGFGGPIALVGYMKRDLVEARGWISESDYKEGLSLAQLAPGPLAEQLAIYMGYVHYGTLGATLTGLIFPLPAFLMVLALGWAYTIYGGLPWMQAIFYTVGATVIGIIANSSYKLTVKTIGQDWLFWAIYIVSAAVTVITESEKISLILAAGVLVWLVKAPPKQWRPRRLSSFAIVPFLPTLMAIPAADLGILWQIFTFFGKAGAFVFGSGLAIVPFLYGGLVNELQWLNAQEFVDAVAVAMITPGPIVITVGFIGFLVAGFWGAVIAAIATFFPCYLFTIIPAPYFKKHGKQPGVAAFVEGVTVAAIGAITGAVVVLGKRSLVDIPTIIVAVVTLALLLTFKKKLPEPLLVIVSAVIGLAIYPLTH encoded by the coding sequence ATGACCGATGTCCTAGATTCGCAGGCAGACCCGCAACCCGACCTGTCACCGCCGCCCTATTCTCTGGGGCAGATGGTGTTGTACTTCCTAAAGTTGGGTACCTGGGGCTTTGGCGGCCCCATTGCCCTGGTGGGCTACATGAAGCGCGACCTGGTAGAGGCTCGTGGCTGGATTTCTGAGTCAGACTACAAAGAAGGCCTATCCCTCGCGCAGCTGGCCCCAGGTCCCCTGGCCGAGCAGCTGGCGATCTACATGGGCTATGTCCACTACGGTACCCTGGGTGCAACGCTGACGGGACTAATCTTTCCCTTGCCGGCCTTTTTGATGGTGCTGGCGCTGGGGTGGGCCTACACCATTTACGGTGGTCTGCCCTGGATGCAGGCCATTTTTTACACTGTCGGTGCCACGGTAATCGGCATCATTGCCAACAGCAGCTACAAGCTCACCGTCAAAACCATCGGCCAGGACTGGTTGTTTTGGGCAATTTACATCGTTTCAGCGGCGGTCACGGTGATCACCGAGTCTGAGAAGATTTCTCTAATTTTGGCGGCGGGGGTGCTGGTGTGGTTGGTCAAGGCTCCCCCTAAGCAGTGGCGTCCCAGACGGCTATCTAGTTTTGCTATAGTGCCGTTTCTGCCGACTCTAATGGCTATTCCAGCGGCCGATCTAGGCATCCTCTGGCAAATTTTCACCTTCTTTGGCAAGGCAGGGGCGTTTGTGTTTGGCAGTGGCCTAGCGATCGTGCCCTTTCTCTACGGCGGCTTGGTGAATGAGTTGCAGTGGCTAAATGCCCAAGAATTTGTCGATGCGGTTGCCGTAGCGATGATTACACCAGGGCCAATTGTGATTACGGTCGGGTTTATCGGCTTCCTGGTAGCTGGGTTCTGGGGGGCAGTGATAGCGGCGATCGCGACCTTCTTTCCCTGCTACCTATTCACGATTATTCCGGCACCGTACTTCAAGAAGCACGGCAAGCAGCCGGGGGTAGCAGCCTTTGTCGAAGGGGTGACGGTGGCGGCGATCGGGGCGATTACTGGCGCGGTGGTGGTGCTCGGAAAGCGATCGCTGGTAGATATTCCTACAATTATCGTAGCTGTTGTCACCCTCGCTTTGCTGCTGACCTTCAAAAAGAAGCTGCCAGAGCCTTTACTGGTCATTGTTTCTGCGGTGATCGGCTTGGCAATTTATCCGCTCACACATTAG
- a CDS encoding chromate resistance protein ChrB domain-containing protein, translated as MPSKASSSPRVTLWRRLKRLGAIAFNSVQVLPDRDECLEAFQWLAQEVQKAKGEALIMRVEQFEGLSDAEIVERFRAARRDDYTELDVEATALANSPNPDVQGELQERLEKLYKHHADIRRIDFFDCPEGAQVMAHLTQIAAALAPAPGAIAVVAAALEQYQQRSWVTRPRPHVDRLACIWLIRRFIDPKAVIRYAKTAEADEVTFDMNQGDFQHQGNLCTFEVMVRAFGLGNDPALQVLGQIVHEIDLRDGQYRQPQTVGVDALLRGWLLANFSDPALELHGTALFEGLYATLVQERAQERAQERAQEPSAPPPTR; from the coding sequence TTGCCTTCTAAGGCCTCGTCGAGCCCGAGGGTGACCCTGTGGCGACGGCTGAAGCGGCTGGGGGCGATCGCCTTCAACAGTGTTCAGGTGCTGCCAGATCGCGATGAGTGCCTCGAAGCTTTTCAGTGGCTGGCCCAAGAGGTGCAAAAGGCCAAGGGAGAGGCGCTGATTATGCGGGTGGAGCAGTTTGAGGGCCTCTCCGACGCTGAGATTGTCGAGCGGTTTCGGGCCGCTCGGCGCGACGACTATACCGAGCTGGATGTCGAGGCGACAGCGCTGGCTAACTCTCCTAATCCTGATGTGCAGGGCGAGCTACAGGAGCGCCTCGAAAAGCTCTACAAGCACCATGCCGACATCCGCCGCATCGACTTTTTTGACTGCCCTGAAGGGGCGCAGGTGATGGCCCACCTTACCCAGATTGCAGCAGCCCTTGCACCGGCACCGGGGGCGATCGCTGTTGTCGCCGCCGCTCTAGAGCAGTATCAGCAGCGATCGTGGGTGACTCGGCCTCGCCCCCATGTCGATCGCCTGGCCTGCATCTGGCTGATTCGCCGCTTCATTGACCCCAAGGCCGTGATTCGCTACGCCAAAACGGCGGAGGCCGACGAAGTCACCTTTGATATGAATCAGGGCGACTTCCAACACCAGGGCAATCTGTGCACCTTTGAGGTTATGGTCAGAGCCTTTGGTTTAGGCAACGATCCAGCTCTGCAAGTACTGGGCCAGATCGTGCACGAAATTGACCTACGCGACGGTCAATACCGTCAGCCTCAGACAGTCGGGGTCGATGCCCTGCTGCGGGGTTGGCTGCTAGCCAATTTTTCTGACCCTGCCCTAGAACTCCACGGCACCGCTCTGTTTGAAGGGCTGTACGCAACCCTAGTCCAAGAGCGAGCCCAGGAGCGAGCCCAGGAGCGAGCCCAGGAGCCGAGTGCCCCACCCCCCACTCGATGA
- a CDS encoding diguanylate cyclase, giving the protein MRENKKFVTTESVIALISGLYVATGFAVVFSILFLLTSLDRAAKLDRANRVDMALNLETRYLKAILLEYSGWDEAYENLIVNLDETWIEGNSGQYLIDQHGFDFTLAIKANRQVANLSINDEVKGLKFETLMSGGLEDLIEESLKVQEGDEGMVAGYILAGTDIYLVALGPFKNEKTKKIRPDSYLSLGRRLDAEYIGELESSYELLGLRLASQTKGTMNSKVLLDASNRSIGYLTWFVEQPSRLIAPKVIGIVTPFFCLAIFLTRYFLKLDYADRIAFEERLYKEATCDPLTNISNRRQFMTLCQQEMAVHRRNGGTLAVALFDIDHFKTINDTYGHAMGDKALVHLVQVCSSELRESDIFGRLGGDEFAVILRETPLEEAVNVVDRVRAKIEACPIKSNHNVITITVSIGVAPMNDSITFDSILEMADVALYKAKKNGRNQVFVSA; this is encoded by the coding sequence ATGCGTGAGAATAAAAAATTTGTCACAACAGAATCTGTTATTGCCTTAATCAGTGGGCTTTATGTTGCGACTGGCTTTGCAGTTGTGTTCAGCATCCTTTTTCTGTTAACTTCTCTAGACCGAGCAGCTAAGCTGGATCGAGCCAACCGAGTAGATATGGCCCTAAATTTGGAAACCCGGTATTTGAAAGCGATCCTGCTTGAATACTCTGGCTGGGATGAGGCCTACGAAAATCTGATTGTTAATCTGGACGAAACTTGGATTGAAGGTAATTCTGGTCAATATCTGATCGACCAACATGGGTTTGATTTCACTCTGGCCATCAAAGCGAACAGACAAGTCGCTAACCTGAGCATCAACGACGAAGTTAAGGGGCTTAAATTTGAAACACTCATGTCAGGTGGACTGGAAGATCTGATTGAGGAGTCTTTGAAAGTTCAAGAAGGTGATGAGGGTATGGTGGCTGGATATATTCTGGCCGGGACTGATATCTATTTGGTCGCTCTGGGCCCGTTCAAAAATGAGAAAACTAAGAAAATTAGGCCCGATAGCTACTTGTCTCTGGGTAGACGGCTGGATGCCGAATATATTGGGGAACTTGAATCTTCCTATGAACTTCTAGGTCTACGCCTTGCCAGCCAGACTAAAGGCACTATGAACTCTAAGGTGCTGCTTGATGCGTCCAATCGATCCATAGGCTATCTGACATGGTTTGTGGAACAACCCAGTCGGCTCATTGCACCGAAGGTGATTGGTATTGTGACACCATTTTTTTGTCTGGCCATATTTTTGACCCGATATTTTTTGAAACTGGATTATGCTGACCGGATTGCCTTTGAGGAGCGATTGTATAAAGAAGCCACATGTGATCCACTGACTAACATTAGCAATCGTCGGCAATTTATGACTCTGTGTCAGCAGGAGATGGCCGTTCACAGGCGCAATGGAGGAACGCTTGCCGTAGCTCTATTTGACATCGATCACTTTAAGACCATCAACGATACCTATGGACACGCTATGGGCGATAAAGCCCTAGTCCATCTGGTTCAGGTCTGTTCTAGCGAATTGCGTGAATCTGATATCTTTGGCCGACTCGGGGGTGATGAATTTGCCGTTATCCTGCGAGAAACGCCACTTGAAGAAGCTGTCAATGTAGTCGATCGCGTCCGAGCAAAGATAGAAGCATGCCCGATCAAATCAAATCACAATGTCATTACCATAACCGTAAGCATAGGGGTAGCTCCAATGAACGATTCCATAACCTTTGACAGTATTCTGGAAATGGCAGATGTGGCCCTGTATAAGGCTAAAAAGAATGGACGGAACCAGGTATTTGTGAGTGCTTAA
- a CDS encoding trypsin-like serine peptidase codes for MNLYLSLGTTAVSLALGLTNYLPEALRPQPAQLAGNVEIVPTESVADALLELGLDLEASEPMIPEGLNISANPAEGSRAVIGEDKRVPVTSTSYPWSAVGQISGTTPKGNGYICTGSLVAETIVLTNAHCIMDAETGQLATNIKFKPNLINGRVASNNDIANVQPVLVGTDFSDGRNPDPDDWAFVTLDRPLGQKYGTLMMAPIPTTALANQPFAENLIMMGYSGDFPADKPGQTASAHVGCSIVGEELDVVLHLCDTYGGSSGGPILTLVNDEIRIVALNSAEVRSRETGEGIVNIAVQIPRIVSRLSALRN; via the coding sequence ATGAATCTCTATCTTAGCCTTGGTACCACCGCCGTCAGCCTGGCCTTAGGCCTGACCAACTACCTCCCCGAGGCACTACGCCCCCAGCCTGCTCAACTAGCGGGCAATGTAGAAATCGTCCCCACCGAATCTGTGGCCGATGCACTTCTAGAGCTGGGGCTCGACCTAGAGGCCAGCGAGCCGATGATTCCCGAAGGCCTGAACATTTCGGCCAACCCCGCCGAAGGCAGCCGCGCTGTCATTGGCGAAGATAAGCGAGTGCCAGTAACCAGCACGTCCTACCCCTGGTCGGCGGTGGGGCAGATCTCGGGCACCACCCCCAAGGGCAACGGCTACATCTGCACCGGCTCCCTGGTGGCCGAAACCATTGTGCTCACGAACGCCCACTGCATCATGGATGCCGAAACCGGGCAGCTCGCCACCAACATCAAATTTAAGCCCAACCTGATCAACGGTCGGGTGGCCAGCAACAACGACATCGCCAACGTACAGCCGGTGCTGGTGGGTACCGACTTCTCTGACGGGCGCAACCCTGACCCTGACGACTGGGCTTTTGTCACCCTCGATCGCCCCCTGGGTCAAAAATACGGCACCCTGATGATGGCTCCCATCCCTACCACCGCCCTAGCTAATCAACCTTTTGCCGAAAACTTGATCATGATGGGCTATTCCGGCGACTTCCCCGCCGACAAGCCGGGGCAGACCGCCAGCGCCCACGTAGGGTGCAGCATCGTCGGTGAAGAACTGGACGTGGTGCTGCACCTCTGCGATACCTACGGTGGGTCTTCGGGTGGGCCAATTTTGACCCTGGTGAATGATGAGATTCGCATTGTGGCGTTGAACTCGGCGGAGGTCAGAAGCCGAGAGACGGGTGAGGGCATTGTCAATATCGCGGTGCAAATTCCCCGCATTGTTTCCCGCCTCAGTGCCCTGAGGAACTAG
- a CDS encoding tetratricopeptide repeat protein has translation MKPRSLPFVIALTLLAGWLPPTLARSPELPTITDVMGTGAIAPTGLPQTPSNASELIDQGFALLAQGRYMEAIAVFDQAIALNAHQPEAWLGRGYACYSQGNYPAALQSAQRAIALAPDYDAAWTLSGSVLFAMGRYADAPPPIS, from the coding sequence ATGAAACCCCGATCGCTTCCCTTTGTTATCGCCCTGACGTTGCTGGCGGGCTGGTTACCCCCGACCCTGGCCCGATCGCCCGAGCTGCCGACGATTACTGACGTGATGGGCACTGGCGCGATCGCCCCCACCGGCCTGCCCCAAACTCCTAGCAACGCCAGCGAGCTGATAGATCAGGGCTTTGCCCTGCTGGCTCAGGGGCGCTACATGGAAGCGATCGCTGTCTTTGACCAGGCGATCGCCCTCAATGCTCACCAGCCCGAGGCCTGGCTGGGGCGGGGTTATGCCTGCTACAGCCAGGGCAACTACCCAGCCGCATTGCAGTCGGCCCAGCGGGCGATCGCCCTCGCCCCTGACTATGACGCCGCTTGGACGCTCAGTGGTTCGGTGCTGTTTGCCATGGGCCGCTACGCCGATGCCCCACCGCCGATCTCATGA
- a CDS encoding CHAT domain-containing protein, translated as MHLTRTPQPRQWLRFAACSLTLAAFPLGWSLLPALPSQAIAPAQSIHSNSSLSETPATPPRMARLQSLLPELETAVILAPQVYGDRMELSLTTKDGAPQRYTIPVGETELRQTILDFRQTLTSPGTDPQPAAQQLYQWLIEPIQAELAAAGVETILYVPDGMLHYVPLAALHTGDQWLAERYAVNSFTAAAMDVASRPDRQPPQILAAAHTAGSFEIAVGEGQPLQLQGFPFARDEVEAIAARFANTTVLLDEAFSPEALLPELGNHTVVHLAANTWVFADRPEESFLLFGNGDRRSFNDLRQWPLSQVDLLVLSACETGIRDTLDDGQAVITFSNLMHNAGAAAVVAPLWQVDDFGTKVLMAAFYAAIAEGTPYATALNQAQRSLIATQSSPATRQLKGSIDVRAVDGEEVFPPGTRQRDLSHPYYWAPFVLTGSGF; from the coding sequence ATGCACCTGACCCGCACCCCTCAGCCCCGGCAGTGGCTGCGCTTCGCCGCCTGCTCCCTCACCCTGGCTGCTTTTCCCTTGGGGTGGAGTCTGCTGCCCGCGCTTCCTAGTCAGGCGATCGCCCCCGCCCAGAGCATTCACAGCAATTCCAGCCTCTCTGAGACCCCGGCCACCCCCCCCCGAATGGCCCGCCTCCAGAGCCTGCTACCCGAGTTAGAAACAGCGGTGATTTTGGCCCCGCAGGTGTATGGCGATCGCATGGAGCTATCCCTGACCACCAAGGACGGTGCTCCCCAGCGCTACACCATCCCCGTCGGCGAAACGGAACTGCGACAGACCATTCTAGACTTTCGCCAGACGCTGACCAGTCCCGGCACCGATCCCCAACCCGCCGCTCAACAGCTCTACCAATGGCTGATCGAACCAATTCAGGCTGAGTTGGCAGCGGCGGGAGTCGAGACCATTCTGTACGTGCCCGACGGCATGTTGCACTACGTTCCCCTGGCGGCCCTCCACACGGGCGATCAGTGGTTGGCAGAACGGTACGCCGTCAACAGCTTCACCGCTGCCGCCATGGACGTTGCTAGTCGCCCTGACCGACAACCGCCCCAAATTCTAGCAGCGGCTCATACGGCAGGGTCGTTTGAGATTGCCGTAGGAGAAGGGCAACCGCTACAGCTCCAGGGGTTTCCCTTTGCCAGAGACGAAGTCGAGGCGATCGCGGCTCGCTTCGCCAACACCACTGTGCTCCTAGACGAGGCCTTTTCTCCAGAGGCGCTGCTGCCTGAACTGGGCAATCATACCGTTGTGCATCTGGCTGCCAATACATGGGTGTTTGCCGATCGCCCCGAGGAATCGTTTTTGCTGTTTGGCAATGGCGATCGCCGTTCTTTTAATGACCTGCGACAGTGGCCCCTAAGCCAAGTCGATCTGCTGGTGCTGAGTGCTTGTGAGACGGGGATCAGAGATACCCTCGACGATGGCCAAGCTGTGATTACCTTTAGCAATCTGATGCACAATGCTGGAGCCGCCGCCGTGGTTGCCCCCCTGTGGCAGGTGGATGATTTTGGCACAAAGGTGCTGATGGCGGCATTCTACGCAGCGATCGCGGAGGGCACTCCCTACGCCACTGCTCTTAACCAGGCCCAGCGATCGCTGATTGCCACCCAATCATCCCCGGCGACGCGCCAGCTCAAAGGCAGCATTGATGTTCGAGCGGTTGATGGCGAGGAAGTTTTCCCCCCTGGCACCAGGCAGCGAGACCTTAGCCATCCCTACTACTGGGCACCGTTTGTGCTCACCGGTTCTGGTTTCTAA
- a CDS encoding PPC domain-containing protein, whose protein sequence is MNRFSALGLSFATLFVTLAAPISLQTLPSGTVTLETAEAIATSSLINVSGQIGPEHEKTLSSGRTMRMALHSFWGRSGQSITISLTSQDFNTVVALIDANTTEVIDIQSDPTSNNSSLQITLPTDGPYLVGVTSPSPQPAGNYRLLVTARN, encoded by the coding sequence ATGAACCGTTTTAGCGCCCTGGGCCTATCCTTCGCTACCCTATTCGTCACCCTAGCCGCCCCCATTAGTCTGCAAACCCTACCCAGTGGCACCGTCACCCTTGAAACCGCCGAGGCTATTGCCACCTCTTCCCTCATCAACGTTAGCGGCCAAATTGGCCCCGAACACGAAAAGACCCTCTCCAGCGGTCGCACCATGCGCATGGCGCTGCATTCCTTCTGGGGCCGCAGCGGGCAGTCCATTACCATTTCGCTCACCAGCCAAGACTTCAACACCGTCGTCGCGCTCATTGACGCCAACACCACCGAAGTCATCGATATCCAATCTGACCCCACCAGCAACAACTCTAGCCTGCAAATTACGCTTCCCACCGACGGCCCTTATCTGGTTGGTGTCACTTCCCCCAGCCCGCAGCCCGCAGGCAACTACCGCCTGCTCGTTACCGCTCGGAACTAG